In Chitinophagales bacterium, one DNA window encodes the following:
- a CDS encoding transglycosylase domain-containing protein — protein sequence MPQRKQGKSFISYFWYCVTGSVIFFFAMLLLAAAGVFGKMPSFEEIENPRSSLATEVYSADGVLLGKYYFQNRSTSSFEEIPVMIRNCLIATEDVRFYSHSGIDYWGTLRAALSTLIGDREGASTITQQLAKNLFPRPSSNIFATLLSKFKEWVIAIKLERRYTKDEILNLYLQTVAFSENAYGIKSAARTYFNKTPDSLRVEEAALLIGMLNGSTIYNPRRHPDFAFARRNVVMSQMKKNGFLTQQVYDSLKQVPIKLNYVSPDHNEGAATYFREYLRQDLTQFCKDHLKPDGSQYNIYRDGLRIYTTINYKMQRYAEDAVQKHMRDLQKQFNDSYKGSAPWGKSEKYIEDAMKRSERWLKMKSAGMPEDSIRLAFQTKIPMTVFSYRGEIDTTMSPYDSIRYYKFFLHCGFLAMDPTNGNILAWVGGINHHYFQYDHVNSNAKRQVGSTIKPILYTLAIDNGYSPCFQVANEKITFPDFQNWTPSNSDGKYGGVVTLYQGLEQSINTVSAFLMKQLGPQPMIDLSRRMGITSDMPPYPSICLGVPDISVYEMTGAYGTFANQGIYTKPRYLLRIEDNKGSVIQDFTSKQVEVISDQVAYVMVKMLENVVDHGTASRLRGKFQIKGEMGGKTGTTQDNTDGWFMGITPQVVGGCWVGGEDRIIRFKSMFYGQGASMALPVWAYFIKSCYADKSLSISPDAHFAMPEGEMSIETDCSKYNEATGQQNTDFIFGTGEKNQ from the coding sequence ATGCCCCAGCGTAAACAAGGAAAATCCTTTATCAGCTATTTCTGGTACTGTGTAACAGGCAGTGTTATCTTCTTTTTTGCTATGCTGTTGCTGGCGGCGGCAGGCGTCTTTGGTAAAATGCCATCCTTTGAAGAAATTGAAAACCCGCGCAGCTCGCTGGCTACAGAGGTGTATTCGGCAGACGGTGTGTTACTTGGCAAATACTATTTTCAAAACCGCTCCACATCATCGTTTGAAGAGATACCGGTGATGATCCGCAACTGCCTCATCGCTACTGAAGATGTTCGCTTTTACAGTCATTCCGGCATCGACTATTGGGGAACACTCAGGGCGGCATTGTCTACGTTGATTGGAGACCGCGAAGGCGCCAGTACGATTACCCAACAGCTCGCTAAAAATCTGTTTCCTAGGCCTTCATCTAATATATTCGCAACATTACTTTCAAAATTTAAGGAATGGGTGATTGCCATCAAGCTGGAAAGACGTTATACGAAAGATGAAATCCTGAATCTATATCTCCAAACTGTCGCTTTCAGTGAGAATGCATATGGTATCAAATCAGCGGCAAGAACTTATTTCAACAAAACACCTGACTCATTGCGTGTGGAAGAGGCCGCGCTGCTCATCGGCATGTTGAATGGAAGCACCATTTACAACCCGCGCCGCCATCCTGATTTTGCTTTTGCCCGCAGAAACGTGGTGATGTCGCAAATGAAAAAAAATGGCTTTCTGACGCAGCAGGTATATGATTCACTGAAACAGGTTCCTATTAAATTAAACTACGTAAGCCCTGATCATAATGAAGGTGCCGCCACGTATTTCCGTGAATATCTGCGGCAGGACCTTACGCAATTCTGTAAAGATCACCTGAAGCCTGATGGTTCACAGTACAATATTTACAGGGACGGACTCCGGATTTATACCACCATTAACTATAAGATGCAGCGCTATGCAGAGGATGCCGTGCAAAAGCATATGCGTGATTTGCAGAAGCAATTCAATGACAGCTATAAAGGCAGTGCCCCGTGGGGAAAGAGCGAGAAATATATTGAAGATGCAATGAAACGCAGTGAACGCTGGTTAAAAATGAAATCGGCAGGTATGCCGGAAGATTCAATACGTCTTGCATTCCAAACTAAAATCCCGATGACCGTATTTTCATACCGTGGAGAAATTGATACCACGATGTCACCTTATGACTCCATCCGGTATTATAAATTTTTCCTCCACTGCGGTTTCTTAGCCATGGATCCAACCAACGGAAATATTCTTGCCTGGGTAGGTGGTATCAATCATCATTATTTTCAATATGATCATGTAAACTCCAATGCGAAAAGGCAGGTTGGCTCCACCATAAAGCCCATACTTTACACACTGGCAATAGATAACGGATACTCTCCCTGCTTCCAGGTAGCAAATGAAAAAATAACATTTCCCGATTTTCAAAACTGGACACCTTCCAACTCTGATGGCAAGTATGGTGGCGTGGTTACCTTATACCAGGGACTCGAACAATCCATTAATACAGTAAGTGCTTTTCTTATGAAGCAACTCGGGCCTCAGCCCATGATTGACCTGTCGCGCCGTATGGGCATTACCAGTGATATGCCTCCATATCCATCCATTTGCCTTGGCGTGCCTGACATTTCTGTTTATGAGATGACTGGAGCTTATGGCACTTTCGCCAACCAGGGCATTTACACCAAGCCTCGTTACCTGCTGAGAATTGAAGATAACAAGGGAAGCGTGATACAGGACTTTACTTCCAAGCAGGTAGAAGTGATTTCAGACCAGGTTGCCTATGTGATGGTTAAAATGCTTGAAAATGTTGTTGATCACGGAACAGCAAGCCGTCTTCGCGGAAAGTTTCAGATCAAAGGTGAGATGGGCGGGAAAACCGGCACCACACAGGATAATACCGATGGATGGTTTATGGGCATCACGCCACAGGTGGTGGGTGGCTGCTGGGTTGGCGGCGAAGACCGTATTATCCGCTTTAAATCCATGTTTTACGGGCAAGGTGCAAGCATGGCATTACCTGTCTGGGCTTACTTTATTAAAAGCTGTTATGCCGACAAATCACTGAGCATCTCTCCTGATGCGCATTTTGCAATGCCGGAAGGCGAGATGAGTATCGAAACAGATTGCTCGAAATATAATGAAGCAACAGGGCAACAAAACACGGATTTTATTTTTGGAACCGGCGAAAAGAACCAATAA
- a CDS encoding HAD-IB family phosphatase has protein sequence MENSKWDVFICHAGEDKSDVVQPLTIHFKEAGITYWLDEGEILWGDSIITKINEGLVKSRYVLVVLSDASVNKNWPLFELNAMMSQEAEEGNVKILPLLKGTDEVIKSIRSKMILLRNKSFLKWKNNPAEIVHALQKRLGINTSPAQSQMQDNLALQASATEDVNTLVVSKAATTPKDWLKYKLVAFDLDGTLLKGYTFSWTLIWEYLKYPRKLQKTGMQRYRAGKTTYKQWCDWAVNLFMEKNLRREDFSAITQQVTLTKNFMDTIKLLKQEGIILAIISGGIDTFLHEKIPDAEKLFDYIFINKLQFDEDGRLSGVTTTDYDFKGKATALELICRVNGIDISESVFIGEGFNDEDIASAAGLCIAYPPSTAQGVSQVADEGIEDDDLSKIIEFIIGK, from the coding sequence ATGGAGAATAGCAAGTGGGATGTTTTTATTTGCCATGCGGGTGAAGACAAGAGTGATGTGGTGCAGCCGCTTACCATACATTTCAAGGAAGCGGGAATAACCTATTGGCTCGATGAAGGCGAGATTCTGTGGGGCGACAGCATCATCACGAAAATAAATGAAGGGCTCGTCAAATCCCGCTACGTGCTGGTGGTGCTGAGCGATGCATCCGTCAATAAAAACTGGCCGTTGTTTGAGCTGAATGCCATGATGAGCCAGGAAGCGGAAGAAGGCAATGTCAAAATTCTGCCACTGCTGAAAGGTACAGATGAAGTGATAAAAAGCATACGGTCGAAAATGATTTTGCTGAGAAACAAGTCATTCCTGAAGTGGAAAAACAATCCGGCTGAAATTGTTCATGCATTACAAAAAAGACTCGGCATCAATACTTCGCCTGCTCAGTCACAAATGCAGGATAACCTGGCCCTTCAGGCATCCGCCACGGAAGACGTAAACACACTTGTCGTCAGCAAAGCGGCAACCACACCGAAAGACTGGCTGAAATATAAATTAGTTGCCTTTGATCTTGATGGTACTTTATTAAAGGGTTATACCTTTTCATGGACACTGATTTGGGAATATCTCAAGTATCCGCGGAAGCTGCAAAAGACCGGCATGCAACGTTACCGTGCCGGCAAAACTACCTATAAACAATGGTGCGACTGGGCAGTGAATCTGTTTATGGAAAAAAACCTGCGACGCGAAGATTTTTCTGCCATTACACAGCAGGTGACGCTCACCAAAAATTTTATGGATACCATAAAATTGCTGAAACAGGAAGGCATCATCCTGGCTATTATTTCAGGTGGCATTGATACGTTCCTGCATGAAAAGATTCCGGATGCAGAAAAACTCTTTGACTATATTTTCATCAATAAGTTGCAATTCGACGAAGATGGAAGGTTAAGCGGGGTTACAACAACCGACTATGACTTTAAAGGCAAGGCCACAGCCCTGGAACTCATTTGCCGGGTGAATGGCATTGATATTTCAGAGTCTGTCTTTATAGGCGAAGGATTTAATGATGAAGACATTGCCAGCGCCGCCGGATTATGCATTGCTTATCCGCCTTCCACCGCGCAAGGTGTAAGCCAGGTAGCTGATGAAGGCATTGAAGATGATGATCTTTCAAAAATTATTGAATTCATCATCGGCAAATAA